The following coding sequences lie in one Rhodococcus rhodochrous genomic window:
- a CDS encoding response regulator transcription factor, which yields MQPERRSVQWGIGVVDDHHSLVRGLRAIIDEQPDMELVAAASTVPELLTTSTRIDLAVLDLRLEDGSSPRTNVELLREAEIPTLVYTSGDEPYLVQMAASAGVLGVLRKNVTEDEFVDAVRHAAAGAAVPTIDWAAALDSDPGFVDLSPQHRRVLELYAAGASTTAVAKSMSLSTETVKEYVDRIRTKYMVAGRPAPTKTDLYKRAIEDGWLPIPRRFRR from the coding sequence GTGCAACCAGAGCGGCGCAGTGTGCAGTGGGGTATCGGCGTGGTCGACGACCATCACAGCCTGGTGCGGGGACTACGCGCCATCATCGACGAGCAACCTGACATGGAGCTCGTCGCGGCAGCAAGCACCGTCCCAGAATTGTTGACGACCTCGACCCGAATCGATCTGGCTGTGCTCGACCTGCGCCTGGAAGACGGTTCCTCCCCGCGAACCAATGTCGAGCTGCTGCGTGAAGCCGAAATACCGACACTCGTCTACACCTCGGGAGACGAGCCGTATCTGGTGCAGATGGCGGCCAGCGCCGGCGTGCTGGGGGTGCTGCGCAAGAACGTGACCGAGGACGAGTTCGTCGATGCGGTGCGACACGCCGCTGCCGGGGCGGCAGTGCCGACCATCGACTGGGCGGCGGCCCTCGACTCGGATCCCGGTTTCGTCGATCTCTCACCCCAGCATCGACGGGTACTCGAGTTGTACGCTGCCGGCGCGTCCACCACCGCGGTCGCCAAGTCGATGAGCTTGTCGACCGAGACCGTCAAGGAATATGTCGACCGGATCCGTACCAAGTACATGGTCGCCGGTCGCCCGGCACCGACCAAGACAGATCTGTACAAACGCGCGATAGAGGACGGATGGCTTCCCATTCCCCGCCGCTTCCGGCGCTGA